In one Solanum dulcamara chromosome 1, daSolDulc1.2, whole genome shotgun sequence genomic region, the following are encoded:
- the LOC129886667 gene encoding uncharacterized protein LOC129886667 encodes MKTMKGKLLKKLKTIKTIGYLKPERVLHSNASDGYIHSSPRKSNSSQFNSQSPLTPIQKNVPSSVKDQEAEIIDVSELMKDLEDQEIEIEDKENVRPVVVKVKKSEPLRENVENFISPLKPKNETFDDNFITPLLDFDVSNFRRPDLDSGTLFDPNLLALFEEAVMVVKAQEEERKAKIEEKIFKPLEEENEDDDEEKEPPLKARKLEEIVDPLLEFEEKCPPGGCDSVILYTTGLRGIRKTFEDCHSIRFLLENFRVMFFERDISMHSEFKEELWRILDWKVVPPRLFIKGRYIGGAEEVLTLHEQGKFRPLLEGIPIDNFQCPCEGCAGMRFIMCFKCNGSKKILLEDDDEVDSMKCPECNENGLIVCPYCC; translated from the coding sequence ATGAAGACTATGAAGGGAAAACTTCTCAAGAAATTGAAGACAATCAAAACAATTGGGTATTTGAAACCAGAAAGAGTCCTCCATTCAAATGCATCAGATGGGTATATTCATTCTTCGCCACGAAAATCAAATTCTTCCCAATTTAACTCCCAATCTCCATTAACTCCTATCCAGAAGAATGTTCCGAGCAGCGTAAAAGATCAAGAAGCTGAGATAATTGATGTTTCTGAGCTAATGAAGGATCTTGAAGATCAAGAAATCGAAATCGAAGATAAAGAGAACGTAAGGCCTGTTGTTGTAAAGGTGAAAAAGTCTGAACCTTTAAGAGAAAATGTTGAGAATTTTATAAGCCCATTGAAGCCAAAGAATGAGACTTTTGATGATAATTTTATTACCCCTTTATTAGACTTTGATGTGTCGAATTTTAGGCGGCCGGATTTGGATTCAGGTACCCTTTTTGATCCTAATCTTCTTGCTTTATTTGAGGAAGCAGTCATGGTAGTTAAAGCtcaagaagaagagagaaaggcCAAGATTGAAGAAAAGATTTTCAAACCACTAGAAGAGGAAAATGAAGATGACGATGAAGAAAAGGAACCACCTTTAAAAGCTCGAAAACTCGAGGAAATTGTAGACCCCTTATTGGAATTTGAAGAGAAGTGTCCACCAGGAGGATGTGATTCAGTAATCCTCTACACAACTGGCCTTAGAGGGATAAGAAAAACGTTTGAGGACTGTCATAGTATTCGATTTCTATTAGAGAATTTTCGTGTTATGTTCTTTGAGAGGGACATTTCGATGCATTCTGAGTTTAAGGAGGAGTTATGGAGAATTTTGGATTGGAAAGTTGTGCCTCCAAGGTTGTTTATTAAAGGAAGATACATTGGTGGAGCTGAAGAAGTATTGACATTGCATGAACAAGGGAAGTTTAGGCCACTTCTTGAAGGAATTCCAATTGATAATTTTCAATGTCCTTGTGAAGGGTGTGCAGGAATGAGGTTTATTATGTGTTTCAAGTGCAATGGAAGTAAGAAAATTCTTCTTGAAGATGATGATGAGGTTGATTCAATGAAATGCCCTGAATGTAATGAAAATGGATTGATTGTATGTCCTTATTGTTGTTGA